The DNA sequence aaaaaaaaccaaatacaaaaGACAATCTAAGGGACTGTTTCGGTTTTACCTCAGGTGACTTGATCTGTGTATTTAGCAAAAAGGCTAAATATGGTTAAGTATTATAAACAATGAAATGTCGCTTGTTTTGCATAACAGCATAGGAAAAACCATACAAGAAATGGAGATATTAAGATTTTGActcagattttaaattttattttccatttgtgtaAAATCACGTGATACTGGCAACCCTCTTCCGTATATATTTTAAGTAGTTTAGGCAAGAGAGTCTTTCCTCTCTTCAACACAAATGAATTCAGAGCTCTTCCTCACTGTTTGGAACTTTTAAGGGTAGTGATTTTTAACActcccccactccaccccaaTCCCCATAGGAATATATGAACGAATACACGCGCACAGGACGGACTCGCCTTGAAGAGGAAAAACACCACGGCAACCATGTCCCATTCCAAGATCGCTAACTCCAGACCCCGCCCTATATTAAACTCCTTCCCCTTTTTCTCCCACTGCAGCGTGGAGTTGGCGCAGTTAGATGACGTAGAGGAAACGCCGCGAACTTGTACGTGTTAACTATGGTTCCTGCCTCCGGGAGTTGGAGTTTCCGAAGGACTCGTGAGCGACATCCAGGAAGGTTTTCTGCCCACGCTCTCAGGTAACCCGACAACTCCTCCTTACTCCTCCGTAGGTCTCCTGGCACTCGCCTACCCTTTCGCACCCTCTGGGCGCCAAAGTGGCGAGGGCCAACGCCACCCTCATCGAGCAACTAGGGCTTccggggaggaggggaggggcggggacAGTAGAAGGAAATGACGTCAGAGAGAACGCTTCTTCGCCAGCGCCGCCGAGCCGCTCTCTGATTCGCTAGCTGCAGTTTAGTCCCGCCTCCAGCGTGTGTCGTCCGCggcagggagggagagcagggcGGGGCTCTGCCTACCCCGTAGGGCGCCTACGTTTGACGTATTTGGGGTCGGTCTCTGATTTCCTGTGAAGAGAGTTTACAAAAAATAGAGTGGTATGTGGCCTGTGAAGGGCCGGAAGACGAATTGTGGTTCTGCCACGTGGTGGCTGGAGACTGGGGGCAAGTTGGCTGGAGACTGGGGGCAAGTCTCTGCCTCTTGAGAGCTACCTTGCCTCGTTTCTCCGACGAGGTGTGGACGGGGCTGAGCGCTCTGACCTGTGCGGACAGCCGGGGGCAGTTGCTGCAGGTGCTGCGTCCCCAAGAGGTGGTGAGCTGAGGACCGTTTGAAGAAGGCTGAGGTGTTACTTGATTTCACTGAAACATTTTAGGTGTTGAATTtcgggcattttttttttttagaaatagagGATTATCAACAGATGACTATCActctttttggtttgtgttttACCTCCCGCAGCCCAGCCTGGTCCTCTGTCCGAGGCACCTGGCCGCTGAACCAGGGCCTTCGCTACTGCAGATTTGGAAAAgggtatttttttccctattactGTCAAGTCGTTTAATTCCACTCTGCAGTTATTGGATATTCTTTTGGATCTttctggaaggaggctgtgaAGACTATATTTTAGCTCAGTCAAAATccatggaagtttttttttttttaacctttcttacGGCCATTCAGTGATTTATGATGTGTGTCCTCACTCCCAAAACTGTGCTACctggaaatacaaagaagagTGAGATACTTTTTTACGTATTCGTCCCACCCCAAATGGTCTTAGTTATCTTTATCCAGTTCTTAGTTTTATAAAACCAGCTGATAACCTACTTCTATGACTAAATGAACCACATTTTTTATATGCCAAAATAAACTAAATTTCACACAAATATTTCTGTAATGGTTACAAAGTatccttcttaaatattttaagtgtactGTGAGCTTCACTGCGTGTGAGGGAAACAACACAAAACTCTGCCATGGAGCTTATAAACTGGCCACAACTAAAATAGTATATCTAGTAAAACTTGTGTTTAACAGATGATTCGAACAAGCCAGTACATAGTGAAATGCTTATTATATGGTACAGGTAGAAGGAGTTGGTACAAAATTTTTGTGAAGTGTGCTGTAAGCAATAATTTATAGGATCTCAAGCTAGCACATTGTTGTATTCCATGCCTCGGTGTATCTAGCCTATTCAAAGCTTAAAAAGTGACTTACTGGAGTGCATGGCCTTAATTGGGAATAgcttaaataataatgataatgatgctGATAGCTCATGACCTTTCCTTGTATTTGATAGGCTGTTTAAAAACATGAGTACAGCAATGATAGGCCAAGTTAAATTTAACTTGGACTTCTTATATAGGAAAGGTGAAAGCTCCCCCTCGTGTACATGAGCTGAAAAGCACTGCTATccattgctttaaaaatttttcacatTATAGAGCCAATCAACACTTGcagttttttttaacataatagaGAACTAGAAAAAAGATGCCACTAATGAATGGAGGTGTTCTCTCTTGGAATATCAATCATTGTTAAGTGAAGAGAGCAGTTTCTTTCCTGTAAATTTTAATTGTGCTTTGAAGTTTGCACGGTTAGCTTAATGAGCAGGTTTAACTTGTTTTTTCCACCCTATATTATTTTGTATACATAAATTGCTGACTTGTTATTTAATGTACCATTTGTGGGAAGGAGGTAAAAATGTGATCCTAGagattgaaatatattttaaaatactcttcCTTCTAAGTTTTTCAGGCTTACTGAGTTTCCCGTCtcctgtttctttcatttttctttctttaaggtattattgatatactcttatgaaggtttcacatgaaaaaaacaatgtggttactacatttacccatattatcaagtccccacccataccccaatgtagccactgtccatcagtgtagtaagatgccacagattcactgtttgccttctctgcgatacactgttttccccatgaccccccccccacacacacatcatGTGTCCCTCTCTCCTGTTTGTTAAGTGGAATGCTTACCTTAATTTCCagccttttaaaaacatctttaaatGAATGCACTCAAGGTTATGTATTTATCTCCAGTTACCTTTTTGCCTCTAGTCTCTCATCCTATTACTCAAATCTTCTAACTGCTGCaacatagatttttttcattctcattctccATCTGAAAATCAGATTATTGGTATATCTTCTAATTCATAAATTACTTCTCGGACCCCAGGTAATCTGGAATTTGTCTCATctgttgaaatttttatttcttcatttcctcatttccaaATTGGTTCTTTTTCATGAATTCTTGTTTTGCTTTATGCCTGTTTTTGTGTCctaatttcctgttttcttttcacaGTTCTTCCTCCTTATGATCTCCGAAAGATTATAACCTAacttaattttaaagtattttcacatTCCCCTATTGTCTATTGGTGTACAGTGAATTTATCTCCTGATTGTTGACTTGGTGTTTTTTTCCATCATTCCTGTCTTTTTGTAATTTTGCTCTGCAGACTTATCTTGATGGAATTATTTCCTCTGCCCACTGCCCATACCACCTCTGTCTACTACTGATTTTGTGGTTGCTCTCACCACTGGCCCTGTTCAGTGCTTCAGTCCACAACAGAACATATACAGGAGCTCAGAACTCTAGTTCTATAGTGGTAAAAGTTCATATGTCACCTCTTGTCTTGGCCCAGGAAGCCATGTCTGCTTCCTGCAAGTTTCCCCCAAGTACTCAGCTTCGGATAAGCTATAGTCTAATTTTACCTGTTTTCAGGCTTTTCTCATGGAAAGAGGAGTCCCACCCCCAACACTTGCTTAAGGTTCATCTTAAACTGTCTCCCATCCTTGGTCTTGTATTATTATTCATACTACTTTAAAGCTAGGAAAACCTCCAGCTGCCTTCCAGCAGGAACAGCATCTATTTTTGTCTGTGGTTTTGAGAGAGGCTATACCTCGTTTGTTTGCCCTTTTAATATTTCATCTACTACTGCCATGTATTTCAAGATTGGGAAGCAGGGTGCCTCAAAACATGAACTTATGGCAACCATTTCTAGGAAATCTGTCCAAATTTTTTGATTCAGTGGTATAGGAATAAAACtggagctattttttttttatctttcagtgACACAAGTGTTCTTAGAGCTCTCCAACACCAAGGTTGAAGCAACAAAGCTCTTTTCCATTCTTTGGAAACCCtcattttctaaataatattttggatttcTGAAAAAGAGTAGAGTTGgatctgggtttgaatcacaGCTGCATCACTTCATCTGTTCACTCAACAAGTATTTTGAGGACCTACTTTGTGCTGGATGTGTTCTAGTTGCCTTATTTCTTAGGAATTATTTAGTAGTTTTGCAATtgtgggcaagttatttaacctgaCTATGCCTTCTTCTTTGTAAAGTAGACATAATACTGTCTATCTTACAGGgttgttttaaagattaaattagataataaattttttattaagcacagtaagaataaatgtttgctaGCACTATTTTCATTAGCTTAAAAAATCCTTTGtcatattcactcatttatttattccatcaCTATGTAATCGGCatctactaagtgccaggcactgtgttagtaGTACAATGTGGAAACAGGTCATCCTTGCCTGTGTGGAGTTTCCAGTGTAAAATCAAATTTGACGTGTTATTTTTAGGAGATGCTCCCCCACACCAAGGGTACTGTTTGGTTAGAGGTATAAGGAAAACTTGTGAACTCTTACTTGGACTACTGGATGTTTCCTTCCTGCTCTTAGTAATTTTGTGACCTAACAAAATTCCAGGGCTTTTGCTGTAGACTCCAAAGCACACATCTTAAAATTTCCTGTCTTTCAAACTTGGTAAGCTTTCTAAGTTTGCTTAGTTGTCCCCATATGTCCTGTTACAACATTGTACTTTAGGAGAAAGCAAAAACCATATAATAACACTATTATTTATGTTCTGCAAAGGTTTTGTCTTTCCATTAGAATTgtggggatttttcttttttttttttttttttggatgttaGTTTCTGTGCACAAACTTGTTAGCTATCTCTGTAAAAAGAAAGAATCACAGAATTTTCTTTAAGGCCAACAGAACATTTGCAAGCTTCATGCTTACGTTTTGGTAAGGAtaaataacaaatacatttttaagcttTGATGTTAATAATCTATTGAGGGGCAAAGAAATCTcagtatttctagttttttcctAATCTGAAGGGCAAGTTCAGTTCTAgaaaatatgtatctatatatttatatgtaaagatGTGGGTGGTTAAATCCAGATGAAGATGTTTGAGGTGGCCCTAAGCATTTCCATGACTGATAATAGAATCAGTTTATGTATGTTGTTTTTAAGTCATGACTTTACTGGAATATTTACAATGAAATATATggagcggggggtgggggggcggagTATAAACTTTGTTTTCTGTAGTGTCCAAAATGTACAAATCTATAGTATATCTTTTGTCAAAGATCCATTGTGAGTACACTCAGGTAATAAATGTTGATTCCCCTCATACTATAGCATTGAACACTACAAATAGGTGTCTTCTATCTCCCTTTAAAGGTACACTATGGTACAGGCAGAGGGACTTGGTACAAAAAGCCTTTAAAACATCTCcctttttacttttataagactatattttcattatataaaattagaaaaatgcagaaaacgATGGGTAAGAATTAAACGTGTGTCTAtgctttttaaaaccaaattagACATTATGTATATgtcatttttggttttgatttttatttaaaataatcatttcccTTTATCACTAAATAATTTGGGGAAACATGAGTTTTACTGGCTGCTTAGTATTCCCAGCCCTGTTATAAATGAGCTGCAATTTACTTAGTTCCCTTTTGCTGATATTCAAGtagtttctaatttttcattgcaAAAATAACACTGTAGTTCATATACCCTTAGCattaattttgtgtatatttcTGATTAATGTACAGGAATGTATTCTAaggaaattactgggtcaaaagatatcaatattttaagaaatttctgtGTAGCCTTCTGGAAAAATTGTGCAATGACCACCAATAGTATATGAAAACATCCCCATTTCATCAAGTGATTTGTACCAGTAAATAACAGTTGCCTAAATtagcatttttattcattatagATGTGGTTTAATTTTAGTCTCATCTATTGGTCATTTGTTCTTggttgattttgtgtgtgtgtgtgtgtgtgaatcatCTGTCCATATCAAAAGCTGCTTTTCAATTTTTCAGAGGTATCAAATAATGTCATCTGAAATGTtgccagtatttattgagccttACAAGGTTGAAAGGAAGCAAGGTTTAAGGGAAGATCAAGAGGAGAGCCAAAAGCCAAGATTAAATGAAGAGTTTGAACCAATATCTAAAAGACAAATGAAGAAGCTAATGAAACAGAAACAATGGGAAGAGCAACGAGAACTCCGCAAGTATGTTTCCAAATGCACATACATTCTACTCCTGTTCAGAAATATGGAATGTTGAATCTTACATAGCCTTTTGACACATTGAAAGTGTGTTAATTAAAATTGGGGCTATGCATATTTTTAGCTACCACAGTGTTAAAACTGTATaccaatttgaattttttttttagcagtgtTGAATTCACACCATACGCTATTGTGTGTAACAGCAGTTTCTGTAACAACTGACTTAGATAAGGGATATAGTTAGCATCCATGTCCTAGATATAGAACAAAAATAACTACCTCAGAATGATCAACTTTGGGTCTAAGATTGATGTCACTAGAATTATTTCAGGTGTTAATGAGAGCAGTTAGGCTGAAGCTGTTATTGTGTAACGTGAAACTTTACTGGGGAAAATAAGCTATAAGTAATATAGATTAGAGAAAAAGTATACAAGACTTTTTTTTGGCAAcaattttactttgctttttttctatacCATATAAATGTTGCCTGAAAATCATGTAGAAGAATGGTAACAGTAAAAAATTCTTCACAACTCTCAAATTCACTATTTATGAAGTTTCCTTAGTAAGTGTGATACCAATAATAAATGAGATCATTATTAGTATAGTTAGGATTTCTGTAGAAAGCATTATATTGTTTCTGCAAACTCATTTCCCTCCTATCTAAAGCTTTTAGATGGATTATATAAAATTGCTGATTTTGACCATTTTTGGTCCACAGAAGTGGCAGTTCCATAAGGTTCAGCCTGATGATTTTAAAAGGCAATTGTTTGTCTATCTAGAAGAGTCTTGTAAGTATCTGAAAATACAAATAGCAAAAAGTTATTTCAATTACTAATTTTAGACAAAAGCGGAAGGAAAAACGCAAAAGAAAGCAATTGGAGCGACAGTGTCAATTGGAATCAAACTCAGATGGAAATGACAGGAAACGTATTCGAAGAGATGTTGTCCATAGCACACTTCGCCTTATCATTGATTGCAGTTTTGACAGCTTGATGGTATTAAAGGTATCATGAATCATTGTCAGAAAAATCCTGTAGGTAAAGTAAGCTGAATAATTCTTAATATGTATATCACTTTGGTGTAAATTTATGTACCAAAATGCATCTTAAAAATCAAGTTTTCAAAATCTGTGCCCCTTAAATTAAACTAACtaataaattacttttatttatatttgtatgtacaGATAaaggggggaggaagagagaccacaattaaattataaaacaataactATATTAATCATAGAGATCTATGggtgttttttgttatttgttatttctaatcagaaaaagaaaataagaaatatgattggcttaatagaatttttttattcagttgtttGAGAAACCTGGTTGTTTGAAGAATACTGGTGAAAAGaacatgttttaattattttccaaatcATTGGTAAGCTATAAAAATAGCAATAGTGTGGCTCTAAGagagttttttgttcttttcttgtcTCTTAGAATGGATATATTCATGAACTAGTATTTTAAGTGTATACAGAATAGGTAATTATGGGTCACTTACACAATATTTACTTTACTTATAGTAGTTATTTTTTTAGTATGTAAGGAAATTGGATGGAAATTACCAGAAAAGatttgtatttcaaaagaaaaaatatacctaTCTAGTTATCCCTTCTGTTTGTTCTGCTCCACCATGGCTTTGGAATGGCCATAGGAGATattgaaaatgcttttttaaaaattgcactcTTTTATAGGACATTAAGAAACTTCACAAGCAGATTCAACGATGCTATGCAGAAAACCGACGAGCACTGCATCCTGTGCAGGTATGTTTGAGGAATTTAAAACAGACTCTAATTTCCTTTTGTATCTTAGGAAAAGGCGTAGATAATCCTGGCTGCCTTGCCAAGAGCCTTACAGATAATTTTCCTTAGAGAGTAAAATGCCTATTcgaaaaatgctttattttcctacaaaaataaaatattttaaacattttctcacatgtcattctcagaaacacactgcACAGTCATCATCAGTCTTGCACACACTGACCTGCTCACAGCTGTGTAGCTCAACATCTACATTAAAGGACATACACATATCTTCATACAGCTAAGCTCCTCAGCTCTCAGTTCTTTCCCTCTGGGAGTGGCAGGACTGCCCCTGCCTGATGTGTGCTGTGGCACCTGGTAGGTAGTTGTTTCAAAGGATTTCAAGTCACAGATCATTTTGAAAGATAGTTCGTTAGCTAGAGTGAGGGAGTGATTTGTGAGATTAGTTGGCTGCTTCTCAGAGTAGGGTCCTTTTCTTACTGAATTGATATGAATTTTAGGTGATCTTAACACTGGCTTACTGATGTTAAGAAGCTGAAATTCTTAATATGTTTTTGGTTCGATACTTTGTTTTTACCAagtaatagtaatttttttattaaggtatgattgatatacactcttatgaaggtttcacatgaaaaacaatgtggttacaacatttacccatattatcaagtccccacccataccccaaagcagtcactgtccatcagtgcagcaaggtgccacagatccactgtgtgccttctctgtgctacactgttctgccgtgattccccacaccacgtgtgctaatcataacactcctcaatcccccttctccctccctccccacctgctcttccccacccttcccctttggtcaccactagtccattcttggagtcttggagtctgctgctattttgttccttcagttttgcttcattgttatactccacaaatgaggaaaatcatttggcaccaAGTAAtagtaattttataattttacatttcatattaTTCTTAATTAGAATTGATTAGACTTGAAACAGGTGTCAGGGTTTAGAACCAAAGATAAATCATGAAAACTCTGGACTGGTAAAGAAAAGTAGCAGTGATGGcaaaagagaagggaaggcaaCTTGACATGGAAACGGAGTTTGTAAAAAAGTGGTCATTAGGGGAGAGGCTGATTATAGCTACTTAAAAAAATGGGATGAAAATGTAGTGGATTACAGAAGTTAATGGATTATGAGATACACAAAACATTTCTACCACAAATTTATTCTTGTATCTTTAAAGCGtgtcacaattttttttctagaataaaaatattttgtttcattgatattGAGATGAGGGCAGTATCAAACTTCATtggactttaatttttttcatttgctttctctttctgtgccTACCAACCTCTTTATCAGTTTTACTTGACAAGCCATGGAGGGCAGTTGAAAAAGAACATGGATGAGAATGACAAAGGATGGGTCAACTGGAAGGTAATTTAAATACATTAACTCACAAAATTCCAAGTATTTTTATGCTTAACATTCTACATTTTTTTGACATTAATTCTACATAATGCTAATAAATACAGGAATCAGCAGTCTGCAAATCATGTATATCACTATACCTAAGTCGAAGGTTATGAAGGAGAAGTTAGAGACTGAGGTTTCTGTCAGTTTGTACATGCTCTAATTAATCTCATTTGCTATTTTACTGCcatctataaaacattttttaaaaaaggaaaaattttaatgtctttataCAGTCTCTACCTAGCAAACTGGCTATACATTGTTTATGAGAGTAAAGTCATTCTAAAACTGGAAACGTATTTGCATTCTGTTTTTTCTAAACCTGCGCTATCTCAGATGATGCCTACTGTCCATCCACATGAGGCTGTTGAACTCTTAAAATGTGACTGGTCTGAATTAAGACATGCTGTAAATGTGAAATACATTTGTATTTCAGCTTAGTATAAAAAAAGTCATGTAAAATGtctctttgaaatttttaaaaatattatatgttgaaatgaaaaattgGGGGGTATATTGTATTGAATacaatgtattattaaaattaatttcacctatttctttATTAAGTGTGGCTACCAGAAgctttaaaattatgtatgtggctcactttttttttctagtgggATGAACCATTCTCAGTCATTTGTAAAGATAACTAATAGATTGGCTTTCATACCAATTCCTAAGAAACCCTATCCTCTACAGAGAAGTACTAGGCTATACctatacttttcttctttctcaaagccAGTTTTCGCCATGACAAACTTTCCCTCTCAGACTCACCAATTCCTTAATGATTGCATTTATTGTATTAATAGGCCATAGTGTGAAACATTTTCAaaggctttttaaattttcagaataCAGTGTATTTACAAAGTTTTATGTGTGTGCCTATTTTCCTAAGGAATAAAGTAATAATTTAGAATAGGCAtacttttcagttattttatggCTTGTGAAATTTACTACCAGCTTTCCAGAGAGACATGAGGTCACTGGTCTCTAATTACTCAGGTCCCTCTTGGGCCTTTATTAAACATAAGGGTCAAATTTATAATATACCATTTTCCAGAAAAGTCACTGTTTATTAATCAAGAGGTTATACATTTTAACTGAGAGGtctcctgtttcattttttatttccttaaaaattattgGGTAAATGCCCTGTGAGCCTGGTGATACATCTTCCTATATACTTCCAATAGAGTTTGCAAAATTCTGTCAACTGTTGTTCAGTCTGTTACCTCTGACCTGACAGCTTTGGTGCAGAAGATTTCAAATGTATATCTTCGTAGAAACAGATGCATGGAATTTATTAACTCTTTAAGCATTTCCGTTTGGTGAGTCATGCAGATGGAGAGGAGGTCATTGGAGAAGGCATTCTGTGGCTGGAGAACAGCGTGAGCAAGTGTGACTaaaatgcatttgttttcttGGAACAGAGGTGACATTACAAGGGTAGGTCAGTACCATATCCAGGAAAGAGTTACTAAGTtaaggagtttgaattttatcCTACAGATTAAGGCAAAACACGGAAAGTAGTGTTTTCAAAAAATGAGTGTGCCATCAGTGTGTGGAAGTAAACTGGAGGGAACTGCAGACAGAGAAATTACATTAGGAGGCTCTGTAAGTCATCAGGGTATGAGGTGATAAGGAATTTAAGTGGTAGGCTCTAAATAATGCATTGTAACAATATTTCAAATTTCCTTTCATATGTTTTTGGATGGGTTTGtgcagggaaaagaaaataatcactttttaggcaatttttataaaattctgttGATTAATAACCTCTTTCCCCTTGTGTCCTTTTTAAAGGATATCCACATCAAACCAGAGCACTATAGtgaattcattaaaaaagaagaccTGATCTACCTTACATCAGATTCACCTACGGTACTGAAGGAATTAGATGAGTCAAAGGCCTATGTGATTGGAGGATTAGTAGATCACAACCATCACAAGGTGATACTgagcttttattttttgcttttgctcatactcaaaattgaaatacttaTTTTCTCAATAGTAACAATACAACTAATGATAGCTGATGTTTTTTTCAGTCACCTTTCTAGATAAGCAGGGTATTTCACATACATTACCAGTTTGCTTAATCTTCACTACAACTCGGTGAGGTCAGTGCTGCTATTAcgacattttacagatgaggaactggaGGCGGAGAAAAATTAAGTCTTTGATCAATTGTAATAGATAGTAAAGCAGATATTTGAAATGAGGCAGATTGTTCCAGAGCCCATATGCCTAAACAATCTGCTATATTGATAGAATATGCTGCTAATCAATGTCTAGGCCATTGGTAAAATTTATAGCAAAATTTATGCCAACTGGTAAGTTT is a window from the Manis javanica isolate MJ-LG chromosome 5, MJ_LKY, whole genome shotgun sequence genome containing:
- the TRMT10A gene encoding tRNA methyltransferase 10 homolog A, which translates into the protein MSSEMLPVFIEPYKVERKQGLREDQEESQKPRLNEEFEPISKRQMKKLMKQKQWEEQRELRKQKRKEKRKRKQLERQCQLESNSDGNDRKRIRRDVVHSTLRLIIDCSFDSLMVLKDIKKLHKQIQRCYAENRRALHPVQFYLTSHGGQLKKNMDENDKGWVNWKDIHIKPEHYSEFIKKEDLIYLTSDSPTVLKELDESKAYVIGGLVDHNHHKGLTYKQASDHGIDHAQLPLGNFVKMNSRRVLAVNHVFEIILEYLETRDWQEAFFTILPQRKGAVPTDKTRESSLNDKTYARVEGILDSDSSDEEDSRNELDSPHEEEKQDIENSTESTVNAVPY